GCTTCTGCTTCTTATCAACCAGAAGAATAAAATTAACTGTGCTGGCATGATCGCTGCGCGCGCTACTGAAATAGAAACAGATTAAAGCCACCGTACAAAGTGCAATTACAGCAACAAAGATCAAAAAGCTGCTAGGTGCGGTGTAACCTATACGGGTGTATTTGGAGACTTGGTGGGCAACATTTTTATGGCAAATTTTCGCCGAAGGTTTTTGAACCAAAGCTAGATTTGTAGAGGAAAAGTTCCAAGATAAAATGCTATTTATTTGCGTTAAATTTCCTGTGGAGGCTGAGAACCCAACAAACATGTATTCTTTAAGGAAAGGAGAGAGATTTATTGGCGAAGATAGTATTGGTTCTGAGGGTTTACGATCGCCGTCCAGTCCGAGATGGACTTCGATCCTTCTACGCTGACCATCATATGCTATCCAAGCTCGGTGGGTCGTATTGTTGTGGAGAGAAACATTGGCTTTCGAGGAACTCGCCGTCTTGAAGGAAACGATGCTGCCGAGGTTGATGCCGACGTGGTCGTCGTCGGGATCTCCAAATCCTGGGTCGTGGCACGTGTCGAACTCCACTGCAAAGACCTTGTAGTGGCCGCATGCGTCATTGAGGATGCCGAGCCAAGGGCCTGGTTTCCCGATGCTATACTCGTCCGGCACGATGATGAAAGCGAGGCCGTCTCCGCTATGAAGGTCATCGGAAACTGACGCGTTAgcagtggtggtggtggtggaggtgaaTTTGAAAGAGAAGGTGGTTTGGAAGGAAGCTGGGGTTTTGGTTAAAGGGTCAAAAAGGCGGATAGGGGAGGCGTAGATGGCTCGGCCTGCTTGATAAGTAGGATCAACAGTTGCTGATACATCTGGGATTTGAATGGCATCTTCTGAAACTTTGGCGTTTCCTAAAAGCTTGATGTCCTGAATGGAGTAATAAGGGTTTAGGTTTACGTTAAAGTTTGGGAAGAAGAGGTTCTTGGTCA
This genomic interval from Corylus avellana chromosome ca3, CavTom2PMs-1.0 contains the following:
- the LOC132174367 gene encoding L-type lectin-domain containing receptor kinase VIII.2-like; protein product: MRKQLVAAHSLHHIHHPGTPTYVTKNLFFPNFNVNLNPYYSIQDIKLLGNAKVSEDAIQIPDVSATVDPTYQAGRAIYASPIRLFDPLTKTPASFQTTFSFKFTSTTTTTANASVSDDLHSGDGLAFIIVPDEYSIGKPGPWLGILNDACGHYKVFAVEFDTCHDPGFGDPDDDHVGINLGSIVSFKTASSSKANVSLHNNTTHRAWIAYDGQRRRIEVHLGLDGDRKPSEPILSSPINLSPFLKEYMFVGFSASTGNLTQINSILSWNFSSTNLALVQKPSAKICHKNVAHQVSKYTRIGYTAPSSFLIFVAVIALCTVALICFYFSSARSDHASTVNFILLVDKKQKPTPPNKPRRYTIVEIFKATRRFSKLEILGSDVRGVLYRGTLPNGCHVAVKRFSNQFLNLSRLYSSRILKRINELSQISHSSFAPIRGWCCDNRETIIVYDYFGNGSLDQWLYGPGVLPWSRRVKLIKEIAEALCFLHSKGLTHGNLKTSSVFLDHNYHAVLGDYGFLFFLGTAELAVSGKNGDVFGFGMLVLEAIAGKKMSKLNGGEGDQTSLLRFAWSTHERGEKAKMVEERVGTCDNSEQAGRLLEIGLSCSLSEKNGRPCMEEVVQYLNTQKPIPKLPLRRPPELFSKQSTAGLGLSP